A window of the Palleronia sp. LCG004 genome harbors these coding sequences:
- the otnK gene encoding 3-oxo-tetronate kinase: MKLGCIGDDFTGSSDLASMLAKNGMRVIQFSGVPEGNAPADVDAGVVALKTRTMPVEDAVRRSLEALDWLIAQDCTQFFFKYCSTFDSTPQGNIGPVIEALMERLGTETAIVCPAFPATGRTVYQGHLFVQDKLLSESGMEHHPLTPMTDPDIRRWLARQSERGVGHVAAGTVAEGPDAILAAVRAETEAGRPLVVIDAINDADLRAIGAAADGVPLITGGSGVAMGLPVNLLGADALYSVEGDWRGEAGPAALIAGSASTMTRAQIARWRERHPALEITADEVMEGRVTPDEAVGAALESDSPLLLYSSADPATVKAAQEKYGREIVAGRLEAFFAETARLLVANGVRRLVTAGGETSGAVVEGLGLTALRIGPEITPGVPAVAAEGRPLVLALKSGNFGDVDFFETALAMLEARP; encoded by the coding sequence ATGAAACTCGGATGCATCGGTGACGATTTCACCGGATCGTCGGACCTTGCATCGATGCTTGCCAAGAACGGGATGCGCGTCATTCAGTTCTCGGGCGTTCCGGAAGGCAACGCACCGGCCGATGTCGATGCCGGCGTCGTCGCGCTCAAAACCCGCACGATGCCGGTAGAGGACGCGGTGCGCCGGTCGCTCGAGGCGCTCGACTGGCTGATCGCGCAGGACTGCACGCAGTTCTTCTTCAAGTATTGCTCGACTTTCGATTCGACGCCCCAGGGAAATATCGGTCCGGTGATCGAGGCCCTGATGGAACGCCTCGGTACCGAGACGGCGATCGTCTGCCCCGCTTTCCCGGCAACGGGGCGAACCGTTTACCAGGGCCACCTTTTCGTACAGGACAAACTGCTTTCGGAATCGGGGATGGAACATCATCCGCTGACCCCGATGACCGATCCCGACATCCGGCGCTGGCTGGCGCGCCAGTCGGAGCGTGGGGTCGGGCATGTCGCCGCCGGCACCGTCGCGGAAGGCCCCGACGCCATACTGGCCGCGGTTCGGGCGGAGACCGAGGCCGGTCGCCCGTTGGTCGTCATCGACGCGATCAACGACGCGGATCTGCGTGCAATCGGTGCCGCCGCCGATGGTGTGCCGCTCATCACCGGCGGGTCCGGCGTCGCGATGGGGCTTCCGGTCAACTTGCTGGGCGCGGATGCCCTTTATTCGGTCGAGGGAGACTGGCGCGGAGAGGCGGGTCCCGCGGCTCTGATCGCAGGCTCCGCCTCGACGATGACGCGTGCCCAGATCGCCCGCTGGCGCGAGCGGCATCCGGCACTGGAGATCACCGCCGATGAGGTCATGGAAGGCCGCGTCACCCCGGACGAGGCCGTCGGCGCCGCACTCGAAAGCGACAGCCCCCTCCTGCTCTACTCTTCCGCCGATCCCGCGACGGTGAAGGCCGCCCAGGAGAAATACGGTCGCGAGATCGTCGCGGGACGGCTCGAAGCGTTCTTTGCCGAGACCGCGCGGTTGCTTGTCGCCAACGGCGTCCGGCGGCTGGTGACGGCAGGGGGCGAAACGTCGGGCGCGGTCGTCGAGGGGCTTGGTCTGACCGCCCTGCGCATCGGGCCCGAGATCACGCCGGGCGTTCCCGCAGTGGCGGCGGAAGGCCGGCCTCTCGTGCTGGCGCTCAAGTCGGGCAATTTCGGCGATGTCGACTTTTTCGAGACCGCACTGGCGATGCTGGAGGCAAGACCATGA